The Listeria monocytogenes genome window below encodes:
- the ytpR gene encoding YtpR family tRNA-binding protein, whose translation MIVNAFYNEKGVGNTLLIETGEVTFENREWERRGDVVRIFDRETKELAGYNIFNSSNYFNITANGKVDLTEELVSQMNQVIEKAGFEPEIVADLSPKFVVGYVEAKEKHPNADKLNVCKINVGDEVLQIVCGAPNIDAGQKVVVAKIGAVIPSGLIIKPSNLRGEDSFGMVCAARELAIPDAPTEKGIMVLEESATIGEAFPVNF comes from the coding sequence GTGATAGTAAACGCATTTTATAATGAAAAAGGGGTAGGGAACACTCTACTAATTGAAACAGGTGAAGTAACGTTTGAAAATCGTGAATGGGAACGTCGTGGTGATGTAGTGCGAATTTTTGATCGTGAAACAAAAGAGTTGGCGGGATATAACATCTTTAATAGCTCCAACTATTTTAATATTACTGCAAATGGCAAGGTGGATTTGACAGAGGAATTAGTATCGCAAATGAATCAAGTAATTGAAAAAGCTGGATTCGAACCGGAAATCGTGGCTGATTTATCTCCTAAATTTGTCGTCGGTTATGTGGAGGCGAAAGAGAAGCACCCTAATGCAGATAAATTAAATGTATGTAAAATCAATGTAGGGGATGAAGTATTACAAATTGTATGCGGTGCCCCGAACATTGACGCTGGTCAAAAAGTAGTTGTCGCAAAAATTGGTGCGGTTATACCAAGTGGTTTAATTATCAAACCATCTAATTTGCGAGGCGAGGATTCTTTCGGCATGGTTTGTGCTGCGAGAGAGTTGGCGATTCCTGATGCGCCTACGGAAAAGGGGATTATGGTTCTGGAAGAATCAGCTACAATCGGAGAAGCTTTTCCTGTTAATTTCTAA
- a CDS encoding DUF1444 domain-containing protein, which translates to MAKMTIIKMKALLEKELDAPNRQFAYNRDNDTLSVTQNGKKVTLTIPQIIANYENDGEAAVEKIIYYVEEGFRAAAGNVDLKNKQANIYPVVRATSFPSETKAGEALLTDEHTAETKIFYAFDLGKSYRFIEESMLEKARLTHKEIREAAFSNLANLAIPLKKDSVNGNDFYFVRTNDGYDASRLLNEAFLREMREKITGEMVLAVPHQDVLIIGDIQDNTGYDVLAHMTMDFFADGLVPITSLPFVYNNGKLEPIFIMAKNRLKE; encoded by the coding sequence ATGGCAAAAATGACGATAATAAAAATGAAAGCACTACTAGAAAAAGAACTGGATGCACCGAATCGACAATTTGCGTATAATCGAGATAACGACACACTTTCTGTTACGCAAAATGGCAAAAAAGTAACGCTAACTATCCCGCAAATTATTGCGAATTATGAAAATGATGGGGAGGCAGCTGTTGAAAAGATTATTTATTATGTCGAAGAAGGTTTTCGAGCTGCGGCAGGAAATGTGGATCTGAAAAATAAGCAAGCGAACATTTACCCAGTTGTTCGTGCGACTTCTTTCCCTAGTGAGACGAAAGCAGGAGAAGCGCTATTAACGGATGAGCACACAGCGGAAACGAAAATCTTCTATGCGTTTGACTTGGGTAAATCTTATCGTTTTATTGAAGAAAGTATGCTTGAAAAAGCGCGACTAACGCATAAAGAAATTAGAGAAGCTGCTTTTAGTAATTTGGCGAATTTAGCTATTCCGCTAAAAAAAGATTCTGTTAATGGTAATGATTTTTATTTCGTTCGTACAAATGATGGTTACGATGCCAGTAGATTGCTGAATGAAGCGTTTCTTCGTGAAATGCGCGAGAAAATAACTGGGGAAATGGTGCTTGCGGTACCGCATCAAGACGTCTTAATTATTGGTGATATTCAAGATAACACAGGGTATGATGTTTTGGCTCATATGACGATGGACTTTTTCGCGGACGGACTCGTACCAATTACCTCTTTGCCATTTGTCTATAATAATGGTAAACTTGAACCGATATTTATAATGGCAAAAAACAGATTAAAGGAGTAG
- a CDS encoding thioredoxin family protein produces MKKLESVEQFDAIKSEGKSVFMFSADWCGDCKFIEPVMPEIEAENEDFVFYHVDRDEFIDLCADLAIFGIPSFLVFEDGEEVGRFVSKDRKTKEEINDFLAAI; encoded by the coding sequence ATGAAAAAATTAGAATCAGTAGAACAATTTGACGCTATTAAATCAGAAGGTAAATCCGTTTTTATGTTTAGTGCTGATTGGTGCGGCGACTGCAAATTCATCGAACCAGTAATGCCTGAAATCGAAGCGGAAAATGAGGACTTTGTCTTTTACCATGTTGACCGAGATGAATTTATTGATTTATGTGCGGATTTAGCAATCTTTGGGATTCCTAGCTTTTTAGTGTTTGAAGACGGTGAAGAAGTAGGGCGTTTTGTAAGTAAAGATAGAAAAACAAAAGAAGAAATTAATGATTTTTTAGCTGCGATATAA
- a CDS encoding M42 family metallopeptidase, translating to MEKETLAMFKALTELQGTSGDEHRIRAFMRKKLEPVSDEIIQDGLGGIFGVRHGAEDGPRVLVAAHMDEVGFMVTQITENGLIRFQTIGGWNPQVLQAQRVQIMAPNGPVIGVVASVPPHLLSEAERSKPTDPKNLLIDIGADDKADAEKIGIKPGQFIVPVAEFTPLANPKKILAKAWDNRYGVGLAIELMKELKDESLPNTLFAGANVQEEVGLRGAGVSANMINPDLFFALDASPANDTTGNKSQFGQIGQGFLLRIFDRTMIMHRGMREFLLDTAETNKIPYQYFVSPGGTDAGKVHTSLSGIPSAVIGVPARYIHSSNSILHVDDYAAAKEMITTLIRGLDKTTYETIKNNA from the coding sequence ATGGAAAAAGAAACGTTAGCGATGTTTAAAGCATTAACGGAACTTCAAGGCACTTCGGGTGATGAACATAGAATTCGCGCTTTTATGCGAAAAAAACTTGAGCCGGTTTCCGATGAAATTATTCAGGACGGCTTAGGTGGTATTTTTGGTGTACGCCACGGAGCGGAAGATGGCCCGCGTGTCCTTGTTGCGGCTCATATGGATGAAGTTGGCTTTATGGTAACGCAAATTACGGAAAATGGTCTAATACGTTTTCAAACAATTGGCGGTTGGAATCCGCAAGTTTTACAAGCGCAACGTGTGCAAATTATGGCGCCGAACGGTCCGGTTATCGGCGTAGTTGCCTCTGTCCCACCACATTTGTTGTCGGAAGCGGAACGCAGCAAGCCGACAGATCCGAAAAACTTACTAATCGATATTGGCGCGGATGATAAAGCGGATGCAGAGAAAATCGGTATCAAACCTGGGCAATTCATTGTCCCTGTAGCTGAATTCACGCCACTTGCGAATCCAAAGAAAATTTTAGCGAAAGCATGGGATAATCGTTATGGCGTTGGTCTTGCGATTGAACTTATGAAAGAATTGAAAGATGAATCGTTGCCGAATACGCTTTTTGCTGGGGCGAATGTGCAAGAAGAAGTTGGCCTGCGCGGCGCGGGAGTGAGTGCGAACATGATTAACCCGGATTTATTCTTCGCGTTAGATGCTAGCCCTGCAAATGATACGACTGGTAACAAATCGCAATTCGGTCAAATTGGTCAAGGCTTCTTATTGCGTATTTTTGACCGGACGATGATTATGCATCGGGGTATGCGTGAATTTTTATTAGATACTGCGGAAACGAATAAAATTCCTTATCAATATTTTGTTTCGCCAGGGGGAACGGACGCGGGGAAAGTGCATACATCGCTTAGTGGGATTCCAAGTGCGGTAATTGGTGTTCCGGCTAGATACATTCACTCGTCTAACTCGATTTTACATGTGGATGATTACGCTGCTGCAAAAGAAATGATTACAACGCTTATTCGCGGTTTGGATAAAACAACTTATGAAACAATTAAAAACAATGCGTAA
- a CDS encoding PepSY domain-containing protein: MNWKAFIAGVGAGAAAGHLVYHYLLSDKTISGDVILEKVKEAFKQEGPIEGSWIQLKKQHYKKFAIDTFVYHGGITCIREGEKKQFEFIADANTGTIIDVYLA, from the coding sequence ATGAACTGGAAAGCTTTCATTGCAGGCGTTGGAGCAGGCGCAGCGGCTGGACACCTTGTTTATCATTATTTACTTAGCGATAAAACAATTTCTGGGGACGTCATCTTAGAAAAAGTAAAAGAGGCATTCAAGCAAGAAGGACCGATTGAAGGTTCTTGGATTCAACTTAAAAAACAACATTACAAAAAATTCGCGATTGATACATTCGTTTACCACGGCGGAATCACATGTATTCGTGAAGGCGAGAAGAAGCAATTCGAATTTATCGCAGACGCTAACACAGGAACAATCATTGATGTATATTTAGCATAA
- a CDS encoding metal-sensitive transcriptional regulator: MNSDQKKALVTRFAKIEGHVRSIKTMTEEERDLETIMQQIAAVKKAMDAAAKLIYTEQMKELIEQGETDEAIIKKKIDSFIR; this comes from the coding sequence ATGAATAGCGACCAAAAGAAAGCGTTAGTAACCCGATTCGCTAAGATAGAAGGACATGTGCGTTCGATAAAAACGATGACGGAAGAAGAGCGTGATTTAGAAACTATTATGCAACAAATTGCGGCGGTTAAAAAGGCGATGGACGCAGCAGCAAAGTTAATCTACACGGAACAAATGAAGGAATTAATTGAACAAGGTGAAACGGATGAAGCGATAATTAAAAAGAAAATCGATAGTTTTATCCGTTAA
- a CDS encoding MBL fold metallo-hydrolase → MDSIQIGKIKIHWLRGGYTHFDGGAMFGVVPKPLWEKKYPANDKNQLANVTDPMFFQYLGKNYLIDSGLGNRRLTEKQKRNYGVTEESFVLEDLAQLSIAPEDIDYVLMTHLHFDHVLGLTGVSEEGNFYSIFPNAEIWTSKTEWEEMQHPNIRSKATYWEENWQMIAGQIHTFTKEKEFNDAIKMKHTGGHSNGHSVVWIESDGEKAIHMADIFPTFAHQNVLWVTAYDDYPMTSISAKQEIFNQTFGENYWFLSYHDARFRAVQIGKNGEREAELKIEQRN, encoded by the coding sequence GTGGATTCCATTCAAATTGGGAAAATAAAGATTCATTGGTTGCGCGGAGGGTATACTCATTTCGACGGTGGCGCAATGTTTGGCGTTGTTCCAAAACCTTTATGGGAGAAAAAATATCCCGCAAACGACAAAAATCAATTAGCTAATGTAACCGATCCGATGTTTTTTCAGTACTTAGGGAAAAATTATTTAATTGATAGTGGGCTAGGGAACAGACGACTTACAGAAAAACAAAAACGGAATTATGGCGTAACAGAAGAATCGTTTGTGCTAGAAGATTTGGCGCAATTATCCATTGCTCCAGAAGATATTGATTATGTTTTGATGACGCATTTGCACTTCGACCATGTGTTAGGTCTGACTGGTGTTTCGGAAGAGGGGAACTTTTATTCCATCTTTCCCAATGCAGAAATTTGGACTTCCAAAACGGAATGGGAGGAAATGCAACACCCCAATATTCGCTCAAAAGCCACATATTGGGAAGAAAATTGGCAAATGATAGCTGGACAAATTCACACATTTACTAAAGAAAAAGAATTCAACGATGCGATTAAAATGAAGCATACGGGTGGACATAGTAATGGACATTCGGTTGTTTGGATCGAATCGGACGGAGAAAAAGCGATACATATGGCGGATATTTTCCCGACATTTGCGCATCAAAATGTTCTTTGGGTCACTGCTTATGATGATTATCCAATGACTTCTATCTCTGCCAAACAAGAAATTTTCAACCAAACTTTTGGTGAAAATTACTGGTTTTTATCATACCATGATGCTAGATTTCGAGCAGTTCAAATTGGTAAAAATGGAGAAAGGGAAGCTGAATTAAAAATAGAACAGCGGAATTAA
- the trmB gene encoding tRNA (guanosine(46)-N7)-methyltransferase TrmB yields MRVKHKPWAKDRLEEFPAIYIKKPEDFKGQWKAVFGNNNPIHIEIGSGKGQFISGMAKANPEINYIGIEMIESVLVSALDKAIEADVPNLRLVARDAKLLEECFEKGEIAQIYLNFSDPWPKKRHTKRRLTNPTFLTIYERLLPKAGEIHFKTDNRSLFEYSLVAFSEYNMLLTFVSLDLHNSDYEGNIKTEYEEKFSAKGFPIYRLEAKFDRN; encoded by the coding sequence ATGCGTGTAAAACATAAACCATGGGCAAAAGATAGACTCGAAGAATTTCCGGCTATTTATATCAAAAAACCAGAAGACTTCAAAGGTCAGTGGAAAGCAGTATTCGGAAATAATAATCCTATCCATATCGAAATTGGTTCCGGTAAAGGTCAGTTTATTAGTGGCATGGCAAAAGCAAATCCGGAAATTAACTATATTGGTATCGAAATGATCGAAAGCGTGCTCGTTTCGGCGCTTGATAAAGCGATTGAAGCGGACGTCCCTAATTTACGATTAGTTGCTAGAGATGCTAAATTACTAGAAGAATGTTTTGAAAAAGGAGAAATAGCACAAATTTATTTAAACTTCTCCGATCCATGGCCGAAAAAACGCCATACAAAACGTAGACTAACGAATCCAACGTTCTTAACTATTTATGAGCGACTGCTACCGAAAGCGGGGGAGATTCATTTCAAAACCGATAATCGCAGTTTGTTCGAATATTCGCTAGTAGCTTTCTCAGAATACAATATGTTATTAACTTTTGTATCACTTGACTTGCATAATAGCGATTATGAAGGGAATATCAAAACTGAATACGAAGAAAAATTTTCAGCTAAAGGATTCCCCATCTATCGTCTTGAAGCAAAATTTGATAGAAATTAA
- a CDS encoding phosphotransferase family protein, with translation MKDNFFGREYDIAPAGGETGQAFVATHEDEKFFLKRNSSPFLAALSVENIVPKLVWTRRVENGDVITAQKWVNCHILTREEMVGPRVAKLLAKIHHSENLQHMLAKIENCYFSAEQLLTLVKVKTKDINDLSKEITEAIQYLEQNLTAAKTTNYVVCHGDVNHNNWIISEENELFLVDWDGAMLADAANDIGMILYQYIPRENWVSWLSNYGTELTDELHRKLKWYTICQTVMQLTTDQTDEANERAKQIFQNAIEDDEV, from the coding sequence ATGAAAGATAACTTTTTTGGGAGAGAATATGACATAGCCCCGGCCGGAGGGGAAACTGGCCAAGCATTCGTTGCAACACATGAAGACGAAAAATTCTTTTTAAAAAGAAATTCTTCGCCTTTTTTAGCTGCGCTTTCTGTAGAGAATATTGTTCCAAAATTAGTTTGGACAAGACGCGTAGAGAATGGAGATGTCATCACTGCTCAAAAATGGGTGAATTGCCATATTTTGACACGTGAAGAAATGGTTGGACCGCGAGTGGCAAAACTATTAGCTAAAATCCATCATTCAGAAAACTTGCAACACATGCTAGCGAAAATTGAAAATTGCTATTTCTCTGCTGAGCAGCTTTTAACTCTCGTAAAAGTGAAAACAAAAGATATTAACGATTTATCAAAAGAAATAACAGAGGCCATTCAATATTTAGAACAAAATCTCACTGCTGCTAAGACAACTAATTATGTAGTTTGTCACGGAGATGTTAATCATAATAATTGGATTATTTCAGAGGAAAATGAACTGTTCCTTGTTGATTGGGATGGTGCGATGCTTGCTGATGCGGCGAATGATATCGGAATGATTTTATACCAATACATCCCAAGAGAAAATTGGGTAAGTTGGCTCTCTAATTATGGCACCGAATTAACCGATGAATTACATCGTAAATTAAAATGGTATACGATTTGTCAAACAGTTATGCAACTCACAACTGACCAAACAGACGAAGCGAATGAACGAGCAAAACAAATTTTTCAAAATGCTATAGAAGATGATGAGGTGTAA
- the mdrM gene encoding multidrug efflux MFS transporter MdrM yields MNMKAASTSVKRNGILIVMLMGAFVTILNQTLMNVALPSIMKDFGITASQGQWLSTGFMLVNGVMIPMTAFLIERFTTRQLYLFAMITFAIGTAIGGFATDYTMLIAGRMVQAIGAGIVMPLLTVVVLNLFPMERRGRAMGLIGLAMNFAPAIGPTLSGWIVQQYDWRNLFFIIIPFAILDIVVAIFLLKNVGKRTFPKLDILGVIMSTVGFGSLLLGFSNAGDHDWLTWKVAGFIILGLVVLGIFIRYQTSNKAPLLNFRVFKYPTFALTTAISFFVVMGLFGGMLLLPIFLQTVRGFSPLESGLVLLPGALVTAILSPVTGVMFDRFGAKYLSLVGLIIMAGSTFMFTNLDESTTLTFIIIVQTIRSAGMAMVMMPLQTAALNSLPLKLASHGSAMFNTMRQVAGSIGTAALITVMSKSAASFANKLGPADVIGKTKTDIANHVLIHGIETAFLVAGILSVVACVLALFIQKNRSAMAPIVTKTEKA; encoded by the coding sequence TTGAATATGAAAGCAGCAAGTACATCAGTGAAGCGTAATGGTATTTTGATTGTTATGCTTATGGGCGCCTTTGTTACGATTCTTAACCAAACGTTGATGAATGTCGCGCTACCAAGTATTATGAAAGATTTTGGAATTACAGCCAGTCAAGGGCAATGGTTATCGACTGGATTTATGTTAGTTAATGGTGTCATGATTCCAATGACAGCTTTTTTAATTGAACGATTTACAACGCGTCAACTTTACTTATTCGCGATGATTACTTTTGCGATTGGTACAGCGATTGGCGGATTTGCGACAGATTATACGATGCTTATTGCTGGCCGGATGGTACAAGCGATTGGTGCTGGGATTGTTATGCCGCTACTGACCGTTGTTGTCTTAAATTTATTTCCAATGGAGCGAAGAGGGAGAGCAATGGGCTTGATTGGTCTTGCCATGAACTTTGCTCCAGCGATCGGTCCGACGCTTTCAGGTTGGATTGTTCAACAATATGATTGGCGCAATTTATTCTTTATTATTATTCCATTTGCGATACTTGATATTGTCGTAGCGATTTTCTTACTTAAAAATGTCGGAAAAAGAACGTTCCCGAAACTCGATATTCTTGGAGTTATCATGTCTACTGTCGGGTTTGGTAGTTTATTACTAGGATTTAGTAATGCTGGAGACCATGATTGGTTAACTTGGAAAGTAGCTGGATTTATTATTCTTGGACTAGTTGTATTAGGAATATTTATTCGTTATCAAACTAGCAACAAAGCACCACTACTCAATTTTAGAGTATTTAAATACCCAACGTTTGCACTTACAACGGCTATTAGTTTCTTTGTTGTAATGGGACTTTTTGGTGGTATGTTATTACTACCAATTTTCTTGCAAACTGTTAGAGGGTTTTCGCCATTAGAATCCGGGCTTGTTCTCTTGCCAGGTGCACTTGTCACGGCAATACTCTCACCTGTAACTGGGGTAATGTTTGACCGTTTTGGGGCTAAATATTTATCGCTTGTCGGCTTAATTATCATGGCGGGATCGACCTTCATGTTTACCAACTTGGATGAATCTACTACATTGACGTTTATTATTATTGTACAAACGATTCGTTCGGCTGGGATGGCGATGGTTATGATGCCACTACAAACAGCAGCGCTCAACTCGCTTCCGTTAAAACTAGCATCTCATGGTTCAGCAATGTTTAACACCATGCGTCAAGTTGCCGGTTCAATCGGAACAGCGGCGCTTATAACGGTTATGTCTAAAAGTGCTGCAAGTTTTGCTAATAAACTCGGACCAGCAGATGTAATTGGCAAAACGAAAACAGATATTGCCAACCATGTCCTTATTCACGGAATTGAAACAGCCTTTTTAGTTGCAGGCATTCTTTCTGTAGTTGCTTGTGTCCTAGCACTCTTTATACAAAAAAATAGAAGTGCCATGGCTCCAATTGTCACTAAAACCGAAAAAGCATAA
- a CDS encoding MarR family winged helix-turn-helix transcriptional regulator, whose protein sequence is MDEKLVKEVIFSFREVQRKTHHVLAEEAANREITTTQLLAIRELQRESELTLGELAERMKLGKSTVSGIVDRLVKAGFLKRTRNESNRRALSLELTEKGATKAAETYHVFFNRLEPILEIGEDRLKEMLEMHQEIITILEREGARD, encoded by the coding sequence ATGGATGAAAAATTAGTGAAAGAGGTTATATTCTCCTTTCGCGAAGTGCAACGGAAAACGCATCATGTCCTTGCAGAAGAAGCGGCGAACAGGGAAATTACGACAACTCAATTACTTGCAATCAGAGAATTACAAAGAGAATCAGAATTAACACTTGGCGAATTAGCAGAACGAATGAAGCTTGGTAAAAGTACTGTCTCTGGTATTGTAGATCGACTAGTAAAAGCGGGATTTTTGAAACGCACAAGAAATGAAAGTAATCGCCGCGCACTCAGCTTAGAATTAACCGAAAAAGGAGCTACAAAAGCAGCAGAAACGTATCATGTATTCTTCAACCGTTTAGAACCTATCTTAGAGATTGGCGAAGATCGGTTAAAAGAAATGCTAGAGATGCACCAAGAGATTATCACTATTTTAGAAAGGGAAGGTGCACGAGATTGA
- the dat gene encoding D-amino-acid transaminase: MKVLVNNHLVEREDATVDIEDRGYQFGDGVYEVVRLYNGKFFTYNEHIDRLYASAAKIDLVIPYSKEELRALLEKLVAENNINTGNVYLQVTRGVQNPRNHVMPDDFPLEGVLTAAAREVPRNEQQFVQGGPVITEEDVRWLRCDIKSLNLLGNILAKNKAHQQNALEAVLHRGEQVTECSASNISIIKDGVLWTHAADNLILNGITRQVIIAVAKKNGIPVKEADFTLTDLREADEVFISSTTIEITPVTHIDGVQVADGKRGPITAKLHQYFVEEIVQACGELEFAK; this comes from the coding sequence ATGAAAGTATTAGTAAATAACCATTTAGTGGAAAGAGAAGATGCCACAGTTGACATTGAAGACCGCGGATATCAGTTTGGTGATGGTGTATATGAAGTAGTTCGTCTATATAATGGGAAATTCTTCACTTATAATGAACACATTGATCGTTTATATGCAAGTGCTGCAAAAATTGACTTAGTTATTCCTTACTCTAAAGAAGAATTACGGGCATTACTTGAAAAATTAGTTGCTGAAAATAACATCAATACAGGGAATGTTTATTTGCAAGTGACTCGGGGTGTTCAAAACCCGCGTAACCATGTTATGCCAGATGACTTCCCGCTGGAAGGCGTTTTAACAGCGGCAGCTCGTGAAGTACCAAGAAATGAACAACAATTTGTGCAAGGTGGACCAGTAATTACAGAAGAAGACGTTCGTTGGTTACGCTGTGACATCAAGAGTTTGAATTTACTTGGAAACATTTTGGCGAAAAATAAAGCACATCAACAAAATGCGTTAGAAGCTGTTTTACACCGCGGAGAGCAAGTAACTGAATGCTCAGCTTCCAATATTTCTATTATTAAAGACGGTGTGCTATGGACACACGCAGCAGATAATTTAATCTTAAATGGTATTACTCGTCAAGTGATTATTGCTGTTGCGAAAAAGAATGGTATTCCGGTCAAAGAAGCTGATTTTACTTTAACAGATCTTCGTGAAGCCGATGAAGTATTCATTTCAAGCACAACCATCGAAATTACTCCAGTTACTCATATCGACGGCGTGCAAGTAGCTGACGGAAAACGCGGACCAATTACCGCAAAACTTCATCAATATTTTGTAGAAGAAATCGTTCAAGCTTGTGGCGAATTAGAATTTGCAAAATAA
- the pepV gene encoding dipeptidase PepV, whose translation MTEINWQKEVESRKDDFLEDLKGLLRIPSVRDDSKKTEDAPFGPDVKRALDYMIELGKKDGFTAKEVGNVAGHLEYGQGEELVGVLGHVDVVPVGDGWTNGPFEPTLRDGKLYARGVADDKGPTIAGYYALKIIKELGLPLSRRVRIIVGSDEESGMSCVERYFETEEQPTLGFVPDAEFPIIHAEKGISELDVSFKDGEASGEAAFRLLSVESGERYNMVPDHATAILEDVKDFDKVASAFKTFLANHPVEGTLEENGKSVKINIVGKSAHAMEPNNGVNAGLHLVAFLGKFKLTGAANDFVTFGRDYLFGDSRAVKLGISYEDEESGELTMNVGVIRYDVAEGGKYGLNFRYPVTANMDKLKNKMQTVVYEYNAQYTHYEDSKPLFVPKDHPLIQVLQEVYTKQTGEEATLLAIGGGTYARHMETGVAFGALFPGREDTMHQKDEFSYFDDLLKATAIYAEALYKLAK comes from the coding sequence ATGACAGAAATTAATTGGCAAAAAGAAGTAGAATCACGTAAAGATGATTTCTTAGAAGATTTAAAAGGGCTTCTTCGCATTCCGAGTGTTCGCGATGACAGTAAAAAAACAGAAGATGCGCCGTTTGGACCAGATGTGAAACGCGCGCTCGACTATATGATTGAACTTGGTAAAAAAGACGGCTTCACAGCGAAAGAAGTTGGAAACGTCGCAGGACACCTTGAATATGGTCAAGGAGAAGAACTAGTTGGCGTTTTAGGCCATGTGGATGTAGTACCAGTTGGTGATGGTTGGACGAACGGACCATTCGAACCAACTCTACGCGACGGCAAGCTATACGCTCGTGGGGTTGCGGACGATAAAGGCCCAACAATCGCGGGTTACTATGCACTAAAAATTATTAAAGAGCTAGGTTTACCACTTTCTCGCCGTGTTAGAATTATTGTCGGTTCTGATGAAGAGAGCGGTATGAGCTGTGTAGAACGTTATTTTGAAACGGAAGAACAACCAACACTTGGTTTTGTTCCTGATGCAGAATTCCCAATCATTCACGCAGAAAAAGGAATCTCAGAGTTAGATGTATCTTTCAAAGATGGTGAAGCAAGCGGGGAAGCGGCTTTCCGTTTACTTAGCGTAGAATCAGGCGAACGTTACAACATGGTTCCAGATCACGCGACAGCTATTTTAGAAGATGTAAAAGACTTTGATAAAGTAGCGAGTGCATTCAAAACCTTCCTAGCAAACCATCCAGTAGAAGGAACACTAGAAGAAAACGGTAAATCCGTTAAAATTAATATTGTCGGCAAATCTGCGCATGCGATGGAACCGAATAACGGAGTAAATGCTGGTCTTCATTTAGTAGCCTTCCTTGGTAAATTCAAGCTAACTGGCGCTGCAAATGATTTCGTGACATTTGGTCGCGATTACCTATTCGGCGATTCCCGTGCAGTGAAATTAGGTATAAGCTATGAAGATGAAGAAAGCGGCGAGCTAACAATGAATGTTGGCGTTATTCGTTACGATGTAGCAGAAGGTGGGAAATACGGACTTAATTTCCGTTATCCAGTAACAGCTAATATGGACAAATTGAAAAATAAAATGCAAACAGTGGTTTATGAGTACAACGCGCAATACACGCATTACGAAGATTCCAAACCACTTTTCGTACCAAAAGATCATCCGCTAATTCAAGTTTTACAAGAAGTATATACAAAACAAACGGGTGAAGAAGCTACTTTACTAGCAATTGGTGGCGGAACTTATGCGCGTCACATGGAGACAGGTGTAGCGTTCGGCGCACTATTCCCAGGCCGTGAAGACACGATGCACCAAAAAGACGAATTCAGTTATTTTGATGATTTGTTAAAAGCTACAGCAATTTACGCAGAAGCACTTTACAAATTAGCGAAGTAA